One region of Drosophila kikkawai strain 14028-0561.14 chromosome 2R, DkikHiC1v2, whole genome shotgun sequence genomic DNA includes:
- the cg gene encoding zinc finger protein 432 isoform X4, giving the protein MCAAQNPPPFGYTWGFADNGSRNAESVLEISPNINYTVSGESMPYLLSTDGSLAVQKDVKGLTGAGNKNVVRRMFVVNDPSFPPGTQRVITAGGSSTVVKKQDANQQVLSLDKNYLLVDPATAAAAAAAAGGDPSVAHHHQLANGSIVDAKTGQTVLTAGSAAAAKSHFSSIGALHLTQEECNEILIKRAIAAGHHQTHTITTADGTHHHASGGTPSGATTLLGDILPGISVQVQKVIQGLEDNEDSQGEAPNLKLEPGTLELSPKTELQESMHFSETDATIKKERPYSCDECGKSFLLKHHLTTHARVHTGERPHICTHCGKSFAHKHCLNTHLLLHSTERPYQCQECKKSFTLKHHLLTHSRVHSRERPFVCQECGRAFPLKRHLVTHSKFHAGERPYVCEECGESFAQENHLIMHSRFHGSLNPFVCAECGASFPRKFQLVNHGRIHGKIPHSCTVCGKEFLQKRTLVSHMRRVHTGEQAHPCVSCGEGFLTKAELHQHVRTAHNGVNPNTSSATIIANQQLQQAHHHPGQPHPQTITVVSNPANSTLLTVSTTDANGVARPQFVCRECGSAFNSREALALHLRLHTGDKSLMTDLCALTAALPGHFLSTASLNPGTVVTANPNLVGQSPVPVQIISSTGQVMSQTTLVQAANSTHPQAVVTAVPTMPVHGQQQHLQHVQQQQQQQQQQQQQQQQQQHVVSVAPANKPKSHFCASCGKGFAAKHGLMQHNRRHPNGGCTVRTHVCECGKAFFQKNHLMLHQRQHLETKPAISQQQEASSAQQQQQQQAAGSASSGQQPAQVQVQIMPDGQIHGKVIKYEICRSVLPEDQQQQQEQADMDGE; this is encoded by the exons ATGTGCGCCGCCCAGAATCCGCCGCCCTTCGGCTATACCTGGGGCTTTGCAGACAACGGCAGCCGCAACGCCGAATCTGTCCTGGAGATATCGCCGAACATCAACTACACGGTCAGCGGGGAGTCG ATGCCCTATTTGTTATCCACGGATGGATCGTTGGCCGTGCAAAAGGATGTCAAAGGGCTCACAGGTGCCGGCAATAAGAATGTCGTGCGTCGCATGTTTGTGGTAAACGATCCCTCGTTTCCACCAGGGACACAGAG GGTTATCACTGCCGGAGGATCATCGACGGTGGTGAAGAAGCAGGACGCCAATCAGCAAGTGTTGAGCCTGGACAAGAACT ATCTGCTTGTGGATCCGgccacggcagcagcagctgcagcggcagcgggTGGCGATCCTTCGGTGGCCCATCATCACCAGTTGGCGAATGGCAGCATTGTCGATGCCAAGACCGGACAGACGGTGCTAACCGCTGGCTCGGCGGCGGCAGCCAAGTCGCACTTCAGCTCCATTGGAGCGCTGCATCTGACGCAAGAGGAGTGCAACGAGATCCTGATCAAGCGCGCCATCGCTGCCGGCCATCATCAGACGCACACGATCACCACTGCCGATGGGACGCACCATCATGCGTCTGGCGGGACACCAAG CGGTGCAACAACACTCTTAGGTGACATACTTCCTGGTATTTCAGTTCAAGTACAGAAAGTAATCCAGGGACTCGAGGATAACGAGGACTCGCAGGGTGAAGCACCCAATTTAAAGTTGGAGCCAGGCACTTTGGAGCTGTCACCGAAGACCGAACTACAGGAATCAATGCATTTCAGCGAA ACGGACGCCACCATTAAGAAGGAACGCCCGTACAGTTGCGACGAGTGCGGCAAGTCCTTTCTGCTCAAGCATCATCTGACAACCCACGCACGCGTGCACACAG GTGAACGTCCCCACATTTGCACCCATTGCGGCAAGAGCTTCGCGCACAAGCACTGTCTCAACACgcatctgctgctgcactcAACGGAGCGACCGTATCAGTGCCAGGAGTGCAAGAAGAGCTTCACCCTTAAGCATCATCTGCTAACCCATTCGCGTGTCCATAGCCGGGAGCGACCCTTTGTCTGCCAGGAGTGCGGGCGCGCCTTTCCGCTCAAGCGACATCTGGTCACGCACAGCAAGTTTCACGCCGGCGAGCGACCGTACGTTTGCGAGGAATGCGGTGAGAGTTTTGCCCAGGAGAATCACCTGATTATGCACTCGCG CTTCCATGGTTCATTGAATCCATTTGTTTGCGCCGAGTGCGGAGCCTCGTTTCCACGCAAGTTCCAGTTGGTTAACCACGGACGTATTCACGGCAAGATCCCCCATTCGTGCACGGTGTGCGGCAAAGAGTTTCTACAAAAGCGAACGCTAGTTTCCCACATGAG ACGCGTACACACTGGCGAGCAGGCGCATCCCTGCGTCAGCTGCGGCGAGGGTTTCCTCACCAAGGCCGAACTGCATCAGCATGTGAGGACGGCGCATAATGGAGTCAATCCCAATACGAGCAGTGCCACCATCATAGCAAATCAGCAG CTGCAACAGGCTCATCATCATCCCGGACAGCCGCATCCACAGACCATTACTGTGGTCAGCAATCCGGCCAACTCCACGCTGCTGACTGTCTCCACTACGGATGCTAATGGCGTGGCCCGGCCGCAGTTTGTGTGCCG CGAGTGCGGCAGCGCCTTCAATAGCCGAGAGGCCTTAGCTCTTCACTTGCGTCTCCATACTGGCGACAAGAGCCTCATGACCGATCTGTGCGCTTTGACAGCCGCCCTGCCGGGTCACTTCTTGAGCACGGCCAGCTTGAATCCGGGTACTGTGGTCACGGCCAATCCCAATCTGGTTGGCCAGAGTCCAGTGCCCGTGCAGATAATATCGTCAACTGGGCAGGTGATGTCGCAGACCACGCTGGTGCAGGCCGCCAACTCGACCCATCCGCAAGCCGTGGTCACAGCAGTGCCGACCATGCCTGTgcatggccagcagcagcaccttcAGCACgtacagcagcaacagcagcaacagcagcagcaacaacagcaacagcagcagcagcagcacgtcGTCTCTGTGGCGCCGGCCAACAAGCCCAAATCGCATTTCTGCGCCAGCTGCGGCAAGGGATTCGCCGCCAAGCACGGCTTGATGCAGCACAATCGCCGGCATCCGAACGGCGGCTGTACGGTGCGCACCCATGTGTGTGAATGCGGCAAGGCCTTCTTCCAGAAGAATCACCTGATGCTGCACCAGCGCCAGCATCTGGAGACGAAGCCAGCCATATCGCAGCAACAG GAGGCGTCCTCggcccagcagcaacagcagcaacaggcggCTGGGTCGGCCAGCAGCGGACAGCAGCCGGCGCAGGTTCAAGTGCAAATAATGCCCGATGGCCAGATTCATGGCAAGGTGATCAAGTACGAGATCTGTCGCAGTGTCCTGCCCGaggatcagcagcagcagcaagagcaGGCGGACATGGACGGGGAATAA
- the cg gene encoding zinc finger protein 432 isoform X2, giving the protein MCAAQNPPPFGYTWGFADNGSRNAESVLEISPNINYTVSGESMPYLLSTDGSLAVQKDVKGLTGAGNKNVVRRMFVVNDPSFPPGTQRVITAGGSSTVVKKQDANQQVLSLDKNYLLVDPATAAAAAAAAGGDPSVAHHHQLANGSIVDAKTGQTVLTAGSAAAAKSHFSSIGALHLTQEECNEILIKRAIAAGHHQTHTITTADGTHHHASGGTPSGATTLLGDILPGISVQVQKVIQGLEDNEDSQGEAPNLKLEPGTLELSPKTELQESMHFSETDATIKKERPYSCDECGKSFLLKHHLTTHARVHTGERPHICTHCGKSFAHKHCLNTHLLLHSTERPYQCQECKKSFTLKHHLLTHSRVHSRERPFVCQECGRAFPLKRHLVTHSKFHAGERPYVCEECGESFAQENHLIMHSRFHGSLNPFVCAECGASFPRKFQLVNHGRIHGKIPHSCTVCGKEFLQKRTLVSHMRRVHTGEQAHPCVSCGEGFLTKAELHQHVRTAHNGVNPNTSSATIIANQQQLQQAHHHPGQPHPQTITVVSNPANSTLLTVSTTDANGVARPQFVCRECGSAFNSREALALHLRLHTGDKSLMTDLCALTAALPGHFLSTASLNPGTVVTANPNLVGQSPVPVQIISSTGQVMSQTTLVQAANSTHPQAVVTAVPTMPVHGQQQHLQHVQQQQQQQQQQQQQQQQQQHVVSVAPANKPKSHFCASCGKGFAAKHGLMQHNRRHPNGGCTVRTHVCECGKAFFQKNHLMLHQRQHLETKPAISQQQEASSAQQQQQQQAAGSASSGQQPAQVQVQIMPDGQIHGKVIKYEICRSVLPEDQQQQQEQADMDGE; this is encoded by the exons ATGTGCGCCGCCCAGAATCCGCCGCCCTTCGGCTATACCTGGGGCTTTGCAGACAACGGCAGCCGCAACGCCGAATCTGTCCTGGAGATATCGCCGAACATCAACTACACGGTCAGCGGGGAGTCG ATGCCCTATTTGTTATCCACGGATGGATCGTTGGCCGTGCAAAAGGATGTCAAAGGGCTCACAGGTGCCGGCAATAAGAATGTCGTGCGTCGCATGTTTGTGGTAAACGATCCCTCGTTTCCACCAGGGACACAGAG GGTTATCACTGCCGGAGGATCATCGACGGTGGTGAAGAAGCAGGACGCCAATCAGCAAGTGTTGAGCCTGGACAAGAACT ATCTGCTTGTGGATCCGgccacggcagcagcagctgcagcggcagcgggTGGCGATCCTTCGGTGGCCCATCATCACCAGTTGGCGAATGGCAGCATTGTCGATGCCAAGACCGGACAGACGGTGCTAACCGCTGGCTCGGCGGCGGCAGCCAAGTCGCACTTCAGCTCCATTGGAGCGCTGCATCTGACGCAAGAGGAGTGCAACGAGATCCTGATCAAGCGCGCCATCGCTGCCGGCCATCATCAGACGCACACGATCACCACTGCCGATGGGACGCACCATCATGCGTCTGGCGGGACACCAAG CGGTGCAACAACACTCTTAGGTGACATACTTCCTGGTATTTCAGTTCAAGTACAGAAAGTAATCCAGGGACTCGAGGATAACGAGGACTCGCAGGGTGAAGCACCCAATTTAAAGTTGGAGCCAGGCACTTTGGAGCTGTCACCGAAGACCGAACTACAGGAATCAATGCATTTCAGCGAA ACGGACGCCACCATTAAGAAGGAACGCCCGTACAGTTGCGACGAGTGCGGCAAGTCCTTTCTGCTCAAGCATCATCTGACAACCCACGCACGCGTGCACACAG GTGAACGTCCCCACATTTGCACCCATTGCGGCAAGAGCTTCGCGCACAAGCACTGTCTCAACACgcatctgctgctgcactcAACGGAGCGACCGTATCAGTGCCAGGAGTGCAAGAAGAGCTTCACCCTTAAGCATCATCTGCTAACCCATTCGCGTGTCCATAGCCGGGAGCGACCCTTTGTCTGCCAGGAGTGCGGGCGCGCCTTTCCGCTCAAGCGACATCTGGTCACGCACAGCAAGTTTCACGCCGGCGAGCGACCGTACGTTTGCGAGGAATGCGGTGAGAGTTTTGCCCAGGAGAATCACCTGATTATGCACTCGCG CTTCCATGGTTCATTGAATCCATTTGTTTGCGCCGAGTGCGGAGCCTCGTTTCCACGCAAGTTCCAGTTGGTTAACCACGGACGTATTCACGGCAAGATCCCCCATTCGTGCACGGTGTGCGGCAAAGAGTTTCTACAAAAGCGAACGCTAGTTTCCCACATGAG ACGCGTACACACTGGCGAGCAGGCGCATCCCTGCGTCAGCTGCGGCGAGGGTTTCCTCACCAAGGCCGAACTGCATCAGCATGTGAGGACGGCGCATAATGGAGTCAATCCCAATACGAGCAGTGCCACCATCATAGCAAATCAGCAG CAGCTGCAACAGGCTCATCATCATCCCGGACAGCCGCATCCACAGACCATTACTGTGGTCAGCAATCCGGCCAACTCCACGCTGCTGACTGTCTCCACTACGGATGCTAATGGCGTGGCCCGGCCGCAGTTTGTGTGCCG CGAGTGCGGCAGCGCCTTCAATAGCCGAGAGGCCTTAGCTCTTCACTTGCGTCTCCATACTGGCGACAAGAGCCTCATGACCGATCTGTGCGCTTTGACAGCCGCCCTGCCGGGTCACTTCTTGAGCACGGCCAGCTTGAATCCGGGTACTGTGGTCACGGCCAATCCCAATCTGGTTGGCCAGAGTCCAGTGCCCGTGCAGATAATATCGTCAACTGGGCAGGTGATGTCGCAGACCACGCTGGTGCAGGCCGCCAACTCGACCCATCCGCAAGCCGTGGTCACAGCAGTGCCGACCATGCCTGTgcatggccagcagcagcaccttcAGCACgtacagcagcaacagcagcaacagcagcagcaacaacagcaacagcagcagcagcagcacgtcGTCTCTGTGGCGCCGGCCAACAAGCCCAAATCGCATTTCTGCGCCAGCTGCGGCAAGGGATTCGCCGCCAAGCACGGCTTGATGCAGCACAATCGCCGGCATCCGAACGGCGGCTGTACGGTGCGCACCCATGTGTGTGAATGCGGCAAGGCCTTCTTCCAGAAGAATCACCTGATGCTGCACCAGCGCCAGCATCTGGAGACGAAGCCAGCCATATCGCAGCAACAG GAGGCGTCCTCggcccagcagcaacagcagcaacaggcggCTGGGTCGGCCAGCAGCGGACAGCAGCCGGCGCAGGTTCAAGTGCAAATAATGCCCGATGGCCAGATTCATGGCAAGGTGATCAAGTACGAGATCTGTCGCAGTGTCCTGCCCGaggatcagcagcagcagcaagagcaGGCGGACATGGACGGGGAATAA
- the cg gene encoding zinc finger protein 432 isoform X8, whose amino-acid sequence MCAAQNPPPFGYTWGFADNGSRNAESVLEISPNINYTVSGESMPYLLSTDGSLAVQKDVKGLTGAGNKNVVRRMFVVNDPSFPPGTQRVITAGGSSTVVKKQDANQQVLSLDKNYLLVDPATAAAAAAAAGGDPSVAHHHQLANGSIVDAKTGQTVLTAGSAAAAKSHFSSIGALHLTQEECNEILIKRAIAAGHHQTHTITTADGTHHHASGGTPSGATTLLGDILPGISVQVQKVIQGLEDNEDSQGEAPNLKLEPGTLELSPKTELQESMHFSETDATIKKERPYSCDECGKSFLLKHHLTTHARVHTGERPHICTHCGKSFAHKHCLNTHLLLHSTERPYQCQECKKSFTLKHHLLTHSRVHSRERPFVCQECGRAFPLKRHLVTHSKFHAGERPYVCEECGESFAQENHLIMHSRFHGSLNPFVCAECGASFPRKFQLVNHGRIHGKIPHSCTVCGKEFLQKRTLVSHMRRVHTGEQAHPCVSCGEGFLTKAELHQHVRTAHNGVNPNTSSATIIANQQQLQQAHHHPGQPHPQTITVVSNPANSTLLTVSTTDANGVARPQFVCRECGSAFNSREALALHLRLHTGDKSLMTDLCALTAALPGHFLSTASLNPGTVVTANPNLVGQSPVPVQIISSTGQVMSQTTLVQAANSTHPQAVVTAVPTMPVHGQQQHLQHVQQQQQQQQQQQQQQQQQQHVVSVAPANKPKSHFCASCGKGFAAKHGLMQHNRRHPNGGCTVRTHVCECGKAFFQKNHLMLHQRQHLETKPAISQQQVC is encoded by the exons ATGTGCGCCGCCCAGAATCCGCCGCCCTTCGGCTATACCTGGGGCTTTGCAGACAACGGCAGCCGCAACGCCGAATCTGTCCTGGAGATATCGCCGAACATCAACTACACGGTCAGCGGGGAGTCG ATGCCCTATTTGTTATCCACGGATGGATCGTTGGCCGTGCAAAAGGATGTCAAAGGGCTCACAGGTGCCGGCAATAAGAATGTCGTGCGTCGCATGTTTGTGGTAAACGATCCCTCGTTTCCACCAGGGACACAGAG GGTTATCACTGCCGGAGGATCATCGACGGTGGTGAAGAAGCAGGACGCCAATCAGCAAGTGTTGAGCCTGGACAAGAACT ATCTGCTTGTGGATCCGgccacggcagcagcagctgcagcggcagcgggTGGCGATCCTTCGGTGGCCCATCATCACCAGTTGGCGAATGGCAGCATTGTCGATGCCAAGACCGGACAGACGGTGCTAACCGCTGGCTCGGCGGCGGCAGCCAAGTCGCACTTCAGCTCCATTGGAGCGCTGCATCTGACGCAAGAGGAGTGCAACGAGATCCTGATCAAGCGCGCCATCGCTGCCGGCCATCATCAGACGCACACGATCACCACTGCCGATGGGACGCACCATCATGCGTCTGGCGGGACACCAAG CGGTGCAACAACACTCTTAGGTGACATACTTCCTGGTATTTCAGTTCAAGTACAGAAAGTAATCCAGGGACTCGAGGATAACGAGGACTCGCAGGGTGAAGCACCCAATTTAAAGTTGGAGCCAGGCACTTTGGAGCTGTCACCGAAGACCGAACTACAGGAATCAATGCATTTCAGCGAA ACGGACGCCACCATTAAGAAGGAACGCCCGTACAGTTGCGACGAGTGCGGCAAGTCCTTTCTGCTCAAGCATCATCTGACAACCCACGCACGCGTGCACACAG GTGAACGTCCCCACATTTGCACCCATTGCGGCAAGAGCTTCGCGCACAAGCACTGTCTCAACACgcatctgctgctgcactcAACGGAGCGACCGTATCAGTGCCAGGAGTGCAAGAAGAGCTTCACCCTTAAGCATCATCTGCTAACCCATTCGCGTGTCCATAGCCGGGAGCGACCCTTTGTCTGCCAGGAGTGCGGGCGCGCCTTTCCGCTCAAGCGACATCTGGTCACGCACAGCAAGTTTCACGCCGGCGAGCGACCGTACGTTTGCGAGGAATGCGGTGAGAGTTTTGCCCAGGAGAATCACCTGATTATGCACTCGCG CTTCCATGGTTCATTGAATCCATTTGTTTGCGCCGAGTGCGGAGCCTCGTTTCCACGCAAGTTCCAGTTGGTTAACCACGGACGTATTCACGGCAAGATCCCCCATTCGTGCACGGTGTGCGGCAAAGAGTTTCTACAAAAGCGAACGCTAGTTTCCCACATGAG ACGCGTACACACTGGCGAGCAGGCGCATCCCTGCGTCAGCTGCGGCGAGGGTTTCCTCACCAAGGCCGAACTGCATCAGCATGTGAGGACGGCGCATAATGGAGTCAATCCCAATACGAGCAGTGCCACCATCATAGCAAATCAGCAG CAGCTGCAACAGGCTCATCATCATCCCGGACAGCCGCATCCACAGACCATTACTGTGGTCAGCAATCCGGCCAACTCCACGCTGCTGACTGTCTCCACTACGGATGCTAATGGCGTGGCCCGGCCGCAGTTTGTGTGCCG CGAGTGCGGCAGCGCCTTCAATAGCCGAGAGGCCTTAGCTCTTCACTTGCGTCTCCATACTGGCGACAAGAGCCTCATGACCGATCTGTGCGCTTTGACAGCCGCCCTGCCGGGTCACTTCTTGAGCACGGCCAGCTTGAATCCGGGTACTGTGGTCACGGCCAATCCCAATCTGGTTGGCCAGAGTCCAGTGCCCGTGCAGATAATATCGTCAACTGGGCAGGTGATGTCGCAGACCACGCTGGTGCAGGCCGCCAACTCGACCCATCCGCAAGCCGTGGTCACAGCAGTGCCGACCATGCCTGTgcatggccagcagcagcaccttcAGCACgtacagcagcaacagcagcaacagcagcagcaacaacagcaacagcagcagcagcagcacgtcGTCTCTGTGGCGCCGGCCAACAAGCCCAAATCGCATTTCTGCGCCAGCTGCGGCAAGGGATTCGCCGCCAAGCACGGCTTGATGCAGCACAATCGCCGGCATCCGAACGGCGGCTGTACGGTGCGCACCCATGTGTGTGAATGCGGCAAGGCCTTCTTCCAGAAGAATCACCTGATGCTGCACCAGCGCCAGCATCTGGAGACGAAGCCAGCCATATCGCAGCAACAGGTATGCTAG
- the cg gene encoding zinc finger protein 84 isoform X14 — protein sequence MCAAQNPPPFGYTWGFADNGSRNAESVLEISPNINYTVSGESMPYLLSTDGSLAVQKDVKGLTGAGNKNVVRRMFVVNDPSFPPGTQRVITAGGSSTVVKKQDANQQVLSLDKNFQVQKVIQGLEDNEDSQGEAPNLKLEPGTLELSPKTELQESMHFSETDATIKKERPYSCDECGKSFLLKHHLTTHARVHTGGERPHICTHCGKSFAHKHCLNTHLLLHSTERPYQCQECKKSFTLKHHLLTHSRVHSRERPFVCQECGRAFPLKRHLVTHSKFHAGERPYVCEECGESFAQENHLIMHSRFHGSLNPFVCAECGASFPRKFQLVNHGRIHGKIPHSCTVCGKEFLQKRTLVSHMRRVHTGEQAHPCVSCGEGFLTKAELHQHVRTAHNGVNPNTSSATIIANQQQLQQAHHHPGQPHPQTITVVSNPANSTLLTVSTTDANGVARPQFVCRECGSAFNSREALALHLRLHTGDKSLMTDLCALTAALPGHFLSTASLNPGTVVTANPNLVGQSPVPVQIISSTGQVMSQTTLVQAANSTHPQAVVTAVPTMPVHGQQQHLQHVQQQQQQQQQQQQQQQQQQHVVSVAPANKPKSHFCASCGKGFAAKHGLMQHNRRHPNGGCTVRTHVCECGKAFFQKNHLMLHQRQHLETKPAISQQQVC from the exons ATGTGCGCCGCCCAGAATCCGCCGCCCTTCGGCTATACCTGGGGCTTTGCAGACAACGGCAGCCGCAACGCCGAATCTGTCCTGGAGATATCGCCGAACATCAACTACACGGTCAGCGGGGAGTCG ATGCCCTATTTGTTATCCACGGATGGATCGTTGGCCGTGCAAAAGGATGTCAAAGGGCTCACAGGTGCCGGCAATAAGAATGTCGTGCGTCGCATGTTTGTGGTAAACGATCCCTCGTTTCCACCAGGGACACAGAG GGTTATCACTGCCGGAGGATCATCGACGGTGGTGAAGAAGCAGGACGCCAATCAGCAAGTGTTGAGCCTGGACAAGAACT TTCAAGTACAGAAAGTAATCCAGGGACTCGAGGATAACGAGGACTCGCAGGGTGAAGCACCCAATTTAAAGTTGGAGCCAGGCACTTTGGAGCTGTCACCGAAGACCGAACTACAGGAATCAATGCATTTCAGCGAA ACGGACGCCACCATTAAGAAGGAACGCCCGTACAGTTGCGACGAGTGCGGCAAGTCCTTTCTGCTCAAGCATCATCTGACAACCCACGCACGCGTGCACACAGGTG GTGAACGTCCCCACATTTGCACCCATTGCGGCAAGAGCTTCGCGCACAAGCACTGTCTCAACACgcatctgctgctgcactcAACGGAGCGACCGTATCAGTGCCAGGAGTGCAAGAAGAGCTTCACCCTTAAGCATCATCTGCTAACCCATTCGCGTGTCCATAGCCGGGAGCGACCCTTTGTCTGCCAGGAGTGCGGGCGCGCCTTTCCGCTCAAGCGACATCTGGTCACGCACAGCAAGTTTCACGCCGGCGAGCGACCGTACGTTTGCGAGGAATGCGGTGAGAGTTTTGCCCAGGAGAATCACCTGATTATGCACTCGCG CTTCCATGGTTCATTGAATCCATTTGTTTGCGCCGAGTGCGGAGCCTCGTTTCCACGCAAGTTCCAGTTGGTTAACCACGGACGTATTCACGGCAAGATCCCCCATTCGTGCACGGTGTGCGGCAAAGAGTTTCTACAAAAGCGAACGCTAGTTTCCCACATGAG ACGCGTACACACTGGCGAGCAGGCGCATCCCTGCGTCAGCTGCGGCGAGGGTTTCCTCACCAAGGCCGAACTGCATCAGCATGTGAGGACGGCGCATAATGGAGTCAATCCCAATACGAGCAGTGCCACCATCATAGCAAATCAGCAG CAGCTGCAACAGGCTCATCATCATCCCGGACAGCCGCATCCACAGACCATTACTGTGGTCAGCAATCCGGCCAACTCCACGCTGCTGACTGTCTCCACTACGGATGCTAATGGCGTGGCCCGGCCGCAGTTTGTGTGCCG CGAGTGCGGCAGCGCCTTCAATAGCCGAGAGGCCTTAGCTCTTCACTTGCGTCTCCATACTGGCGACAAGAGCCTCATGACCGATCTGTGCGCTTTGACAGCCGCCCTGCCGGGTCACTTCTTGAGCACGGCCAGCTTGAATCCGGGTACTGTGGTCACGGCCAATCCCAATCTGGTTGGCCAGAGTCCAGTGCCCGTGCAGATAATATCGTCAACTGGGCAGGTGATGTCGCAGACCACGCTGGTGCAGGCCGCCAACTCGACCCATCCGCAAGCCGTGGTCACAGCAGTGCCGACCATGCCTGTgcatggccagcagcagcaccttcAGCACgtacagcagcaacagcagcaacagcagcagcaacaacagcaacagcagcagcagcagcacgtcGTCTCTGTGGCGCCGGCCAACAAGCCCAAATCGCATTTCTGCGCCAGCTGCGGCAAGGGATTCGCCGCCAAGCACGGCTTGATGCAGCACAATCGCCGGCATCCGAACGGCGGCTGTACGGTGCGCACCCATGTGTGTGAATGCGGCAAGGCCTTCTTCCAGAAGAATCACCTGATGCTGCACCAGCGCCAGCATCTGGAGACGAAGCCAGCCATATCGCAGCAACAGGTATGCTAG